In Fragaria vesca subsp. vesca linkage group LG1, FraVesHawaii_1.0, whole genome shotgun sequence, the sequence AGCCATCGCACTCGAAGAAGGGATATTTCTCGTACGGGGGGCCGGGTTGTATTTTGTCGGGACGCGTAAGGCTGTTTTGAGGGGGTGTGCCCTAACTTTAGGACATGTGTGTACCACCGCACACCCCCCCCTCCACGTCGCCGTCAACACTTCACGTGACGCCGTGAGTAAAGACCAATAAAATATTAGCTTTAGTCTTCTGCCCCTTTGCAATCTTATCCGTATTTGATAGGGTTTGGCTTCTCTGCTGTATTTTTAGCAAGACTTCCGATCATCGACAATGTTACATTTTCGTCCATATTAGCAAGAGTTTATTTTACCTAATAATTTTTTGTATACACTTTGTGTAACTAAATTATATAATTTTAGTTATTCATATATTGAGATTATATATATAAAATAAAGTTATTGATTTTAATCATCTACATCGTGTATTTCTACGTTATATAGTATAAGATTTTTATCAAGTTCGTCATTATATATTTCACTTAACATTTTAGCATCAATATATAATTATTTACCAAATTATTTTCATAAAATTATAAATTTTAAGATATCGATCCCACATCGAAAATATGAAACCTTGCATGTGAGTTTATAAAAATTTGAGTCACTTTATCATTGTCAATTGGTTTTGGATGTGAACTATAGACTACTTTATTATGGTATCAGAGCGGGTTACTCACGTCTACGTGTGAAGCTGCCACATGAACTCTATGTCACATCGAAAATATGAGACCTTGCATGTGGGTTTATAAAGATTTAGGTCACTTTACCATTGCCAATTGATTTTGGGTGTGAACCATAAACTACTTTATCATGGTATCAGAGCGGGTTACTCACGTCTACGTGTGAAGCTCAATGGCCACACGAACTCTACGTCACCCAAATAATTCGCCACACATGCGGGAACGTGTTGAGATATCAATGAGTTTATAAGAGTTTAAGCTACTCTACTCATTGTCAATTGATTTTGGATGTAAACCCCAAACTACTACTTTATCATTAAAATTATAATAAAATTAGCATACTTAACGTTGAGTTATATCGTGAAGATCAGACCGGTTTAAGTTCGTGCGAGTGTAGTCTATAAACCAAACCCTAGCTAGCTACTTTTAGAGACTGAAGGTGTCTAATTAGAAGGTGTGAAAGTAATTAGAAGGTCACAACGATCTGGCTAGCTATGCTCGATCTGGATTCTCTATGCTGCTTTACTTCGTCGTTAAGAAGTTAAGACAAGGGGCATATTTCCCCAACTAGAACCTGGTGGCTTCAACAATGGTTCATTCTGGCAAGCTCGAAAGCTTTGGGCAGCCGATAGAAGGTCCTCCAACTCTACGTAACCAAAAAGGAGTCCTATCCTCGAAAAGCTTCGACGGTAATTATGTGATCTTAATCATGTTTGTTAATACTTCATAGATATAGGTCGGCAATAGAAGAGCAGCTTTCCTTTTTAGCTAATTATATGCTTGCCCTTTACCGTACTCATTCTAGTTTAAGCTTGAGCTAGCTTGCTTCCATTGCAACAATGTTGACTAATAACGATAAAGTCATAGATTCAAATCTTATCGACATATATAAGATATGTGAGTTAATATATATAAATATAATGTTCTATCCTCAAAAAGCTTCCATGGTAATTATGTGATCTTAACTATGTTTGTTAATACTTCATAGATATAGATCGACAATAGAAAAATAGCTTTCCTTTTTTGCTAATTATGTGCTTGCCCTTTACCATACTCATTCTAGTTTAAGCTTTAGCTAGTTTGTTTCCATCTCATCATCATTGTTGGTCAACATTATTGACGTCATAGATTCAAATTTCACCGACGTATATAAAATGTGTGAGTTAACTTATACAAGGTGTATGAGTTTATAATAAAAATAAAAAATAAAAAATAATAAAAAATAAGAAATAAGAAAGCTTGCTTCCATTGCAGCACATTTGCACATGCCCTGCCTAGCTCATCGATCTTATCTTCTTTTTCGTTAATCTCCATGACTGACCCGAGCCCCCATCTCTAATCATTTCGTATTATTCGATCAGAACCAAACATATAGATGATGTGACCATCTGATAGAATATAAGGGTTTCAAGTGGTTTTTGATTTTTGCATAATATTCTCCTTATAAACTCATTTTAGTACGAATCAGGATTCAGGACTCATCCTGTGATGGTATGTGTATAGAATAAGTTTTAACCGATAGCTCAGTTATGTTACAACGTGATCGTCATGATAATTAACCTTAATCTCATATATCGTATATGAATCACTTTGATTTCATTTTTTATAGACAGTTATTTCCCATATACGAAAATTATTAATAATTACATCAATGGAATCTCATTTGTTAATCTTAGTTCTAATTTAGTGCACAAATACGCTTTATTTCTCTTTATTTACTATTATCTTTTCTTTTTTTTTGCTAAAAAATGAGTGAGAGAGGAATGACCCCTTAACATTTTTATGCATTAAAAAATAAAATAGAAAAATATCAAGAGAGGGGGATTAGACCAAAACCTCTTATAACAAAATCACAACGAAACAAAATTAGCAAAACCAAAATTAGGGAAAACAATAAAAGAAGGAGGTGAATCCCACCAAACCAGCTGTGATCTTCTATTTATCTACATGTAAATTCTTATTCCGATCTATCTTATGACACACACATTATACGCTATGGAGAGTTTTCAGTACTGTTTATCGAAGCATTAGAGTGCTATAATTTTCGTATGTTTTCTTCTTTATTCTGGGTATGGAAAATATCGTATTTTCTTATTCAGGGGAAGCATGCATAGTAGGTGATCTTGTTCCTGAAAATATCCATGAAAGCTGAACAGTATTATGGCTAGCTGGTCGACTTCAGTTCCATGCCAAACAGGGTATCAGCTAAGCCAATGCGATCATTCTTGGCCTTCCCTGAAATGGATAAACACGATAGTCTATCTCAGCCACATATATGCTGCTTCGTTATTTCAATGACTGAGAAATCTTGCCTCCTCCATGCTTGGATGCAATTAGGGGAACACACACAAGTACACCATTTTTGGGTAAATTAGGTGATTAAATCCCTGATATATAGTAGTGTAACAGTTGGTGGATTTGGGGCTAAATTATTGATCAAGATCGAGTGGTTGTAGTAAAGAATGTGCCCTGTCCCTGCGTTTAGGGAAACATCCTTTTCATGGCTTCGACGTTTTTTGGAGGGTGGGATTGAACAATATATATTGGATTGTGATTCCTTGACTTCCCGACCATCGTCAGTATTGAGGAAAGCAACAACTAATTAATCATAATATCCACTAGTCAATGAAAATGAGAACCCATTTTACCATGGGAGTTCTTAGTGATAAGTGATAAATATATATGTGATTATAATGATTCCAGTTGTATCTTGTATAGCAATTATATGCGGGGTTATTAGTTGATCGAACATATCATATACTGAACTTGTGAAAAGTAAATACATTGATAAAAGAGAAATAAACTATTAACAAACAATGAGTTTCGTTATTTCTTTCTTACGACAATATATTACTTGTCAGGTTGATCATATGCATAAGTTTATCAAACTTCTAAAAGATTCGTTTATGTTTATTCGTTTATGTTTATACTTTCAATTGAGGAACCAAATTTGAAACTTGCTACTTCTGCATTGAGATTAACATCAAGTCATAGACATTTCACGTTAGGACGTGAAATGTTTGTTTTGTGCCCTTAAGCCATTTCAAGTTTCAACTCTTAGACCACAACAAACCAAATATTAGGATCTGCATCTATCCAATATTAGTGTAGTGGGTATAACCAAGAGTAGTATGATGACCCCTAATTAATTATCTTCTAAGACGTTGATGTTTAACTTCACTTACAGTTGACTTAAACCATAGTTAAATTCTCATAATCAAAAGTTTTCAACTAGTTAGGGTTCAGTGGAGTCAATTTTGTCCCTTTACTGAAACACAAAAAACTTGAAGCAGGGGATAATTAATCTTGTAATCTAGCTATCTGCCTAACAAGAACAAACCCTAGCTGGACTTTCGTCAAGAGCAAACCCTAAATATAATTCCAGAAGGTTCTCGTTTTTCTTTTTCCTATTGAGAATTTTCTGGATTTTTTTCATTTTTGTTTGGATGTTTCGTTTAAAAAAATGAGTGAAATTTACACATTTTTTTTTATAATTCACACACTAATACCTTATTTTTTAATAAGAAAATGTCTAAATTATTCATGTTTTAATCTTTTCAAGTTGTCTAGGATAGAGACATTTTAGACATTTATTTATAAAAAATAAAATAAGGGTGTGTATTGTAAAAATGTTGTGTAAATTTCAGCTCATTTTACAAATTAAAATCTAAACAAGAAAAAAAAAAAAAAAAACCCTAATTCCACCGCCTTCGGAATATCAAATGCACATCCCCTGATCGACATACATCACGTTCATTTTTCTATCTCACAGCCCAACCCCGTCTCTCCACGTAGCGACTTTTGACCGTCCTCTAGCTCCAAACGAGCCACACGTGTCGAGCGGGAATTCCACCTGTCCCTCACCCTCGTGACCCAAGCCCTTCCCATACGTTTAATCTTTAACCGCTGCGGTAAACGGAGCTCCTAGAATCCAATAGAGAGCCTTAAAACCCAACCACGGTTAGTTTAACTCAACCACGGTTAACCCCCCAGTCCCGAAGCAGTTTATAAACCAAAGCTCACTCTTGCTGATGTTCCCCTAAACACAACCGTCCAAATCAAAACCACCACCACCGCAAAAACACCATGATGCTCGGCGAACCTCACCGCCCAAATCCGACCATCCACGTCCCCCCGTGGCTCAACCTCGACGATCCGACGGCCGAGATCTACTCCTCCCCTTACCCGCTCAGCGGCGTCTCCGTCACCTCTGACGTCACCAGTCCCAACAGCCCCTACCATCTCAACGAGGCGCTCGCCACTCTCCGCCGCTACCTCCCTTCCAACGAAGTGTCGGATCCCGACCCGGACCCGTACCCGGACTCGGAGTTTGATCTGGACAACGACTCTCCTGTGGACGCCTACTCTTGTGACCATTTCCGAATGTTCGAGTTCAAGGTGCGGCGGTGTGCTCGTGGCAGGTCACATGACTGGACCGACTGTCCTTTTGCTCATCCCGGCGAGAAGGCCCGGCGCCGTGACCCGAGGAAGTTCCATTACTCGGGTACGGCCTGCCCCGATTTCCGAAAGGGTCATTGCAAGAAAGGAGATTCCTGCGAGTTTGCTCATGGAGTTTTCGAGTGCTGGCTGCACCCGGCGAGGTACCGGACTCAGCCGTGTAAAGACGGAACTAGCTGCAAGAGGAGAGTGTGCTTCTTTGCGCACACTCCGGAGCAGCTGAGGGTGTTACCGCAGCAGAGTCCTCGCGGATCAAACTCGGTTACCTCTTCGATGGAGTCGTATGATGGGTCGCCGATGAGGCAGGCGATGGAGCTGGCGAAAGGGATGCCGTTTTTGTCTGCTAGTCCGGAGATTTCGCCGGAAAACTCACCGCCGATGTCTCCGATGACTCGGTCGGTGAGCCGGTCGCTGGGTTCGAGCTCCGTGAGTGAAATGGTGGCGTCGCTGAGGAACCTGCAGCTGGGGAAGGTGAAGTCTCTGCCCACTTCATGGAATGTTCAAGTCGGGTCCGTTGGATCAGTCGGGTCGCCCGGGTTTGTTTCTCCACGCGGGTCGATGCTCCGACCCGGGTTCTGTAGCCTGCCATCTACTCCGACCCGGATTCCGACCCGCTCCACCGTTGGGGGGTTTCTGGATTTCTGTGATGAGGGTTGCGAGGAGGAGGTTCCGATGGAGAGGGTAGAGTCCGGGAGGGACTTGAGGGCCAAGATGTTTGAGAGGTTGAGGGAGGAGAATTCTCTGGGGCGGGTCGACCCGACTCTGGCTTTGGGTGGTTCTTCAGGTGCTCCGGATGTTGGATGGGTTTCTGAGCTGGTGAACTGTGAATGAGCCAACTGGCTGCTGCTTACTGCTTAAGTGGTGACAAGGATTTTACTCTATGATTCTATTTTGGGTTCATTTGGTGGCCTCTAATTATCCCTATTTGCTTTGATCTCTGTCATTTGTGAATAGTGTCTTAATCAGAGAGCTGGAATTTGATTTCTGAAGCAAAGTCGAGCTGAAGATATCAAGATTATATGTATATATTAATGGATGAAGAGTAGAATCTTTCTTTTTTGGATCGTTTCGGAGAAGGTAGTAGAACTCGAGTCTAGATTTGGAAGGAAAAAGAAGAAATGCGCCCTTTTGTTGTGTATGGAAGGTTTAAGCAGAGTGGAGTATGATTCCTCTCCCCTTTTGTTCATTACCGTGTTTATGATCATCTTCATAGCCACTATTGCCCGCCTACTGATCTCTACCATTGTAAAAATTTATGCTTATTATTATGTAATGCTAGCTCTTCATCCCAATGGAACTATTACTGTAATTTATATATTTATATCATCCATCTTCTTTTTTCCTCTGTTCTGTGCTTCTGTGCTTCATTCATTATTTCATTTGGTTTGGATTTATGAGTGTGTTGCCAGTTTGGGAAATGAGTAATGTCTGGGCCAAAGTTGGTTTCTTTCTCAGGTTCCTCATCAATTTTGGGTAGCTGAGACATTGATAAGCTTCACATATTTGACAGGGTTTTAGTTGAGAAAGTTTGACAGGTTTTAGTTGAGACAGGTTTTAGTTGAGAAGTTAACATCTTTGACAATTCTTGTAAAGATTTTTCCTTATCTTTGTAATTATGGAGGATGAATTGGAATTCAATTGTAACAGATGTCTCCTCATCGAAAAAATGGTAGCAGATGTCTATGGCAAAGAAACTAAGAAGGGGAAAGGAGAAATTGCATCTCTGACAAAGGAGGAGGAAGCTATGATTGTATTGCATACTTACTTTGATTTTAACCCTTGTAGCACGCAATAAAGTCTGGTATTTCAATTCCTTCTGTTATACCTTTATCGGTATATGATACATGCACAGGGTCATGGTGCTTACATCTGAATTGCATGTTATTCTAGGCTTGTTTTTCCCCGGTTGATCATTGCTGATAAAACAAACAGCTTGGTCAATATCATCATGGGTGGACATACTTGTCTCCATGCTTCCGATTTGGACATGTATAATTACCCAGAACGGTTCTATGTATCGAGTTTGGTTTGTTGGAAGCATTCATCAAAGTAACCATATACAACCAACAATGCCCCTGGTCCCAAATCTGATGCGTTTGTCTAGCTTTTCTATAGCTCGATGGAGCTGCTTTCGGAGTGTTACAAGTCCGGAGATTTAAACCGTTCGATTTTGTTTAACATGTAACTTTCAATACTTCGAAACACTAATCCACGATTGCAACGTTTTGGTGCGGTATCTTGCAGTTTTACTAGAAGCAATCTGGGGTTTTACTGCAACTCTATGCAGCTGCACACAGAGGCTGAACTCTGATCCTTCATCTGTAGCAGATTAAAGAATAAAGAGCAATTTTTATTGCCGACAAATTAAGAATAGCAGAAGAAATATTCAAGTGTTTCAATTTCCAAGTGTCGTTGTCTCTGTCCATGAGTCATAAGCTAAGGACTAAGCTAAGTGCCGCATCACATGAAGGAGTGTCCAATCTTTCGATGTGCATGTTTGCCACGTACCGTTTGGAGGCTCCAAAGCTCCAATTTTCGCCCATGCCGTATTGTTTGGAGGAGCCTCAGAGAATTCTTCTGGTTCTGATTTGATTGATTTCCTCATTATTCTGGTATATGCCAAAACGACAACTACGACGATTACTAGAGCCATCCCATGAAGAATATCCAATTTCGGGCATTGAAAACTCCAGGTTGCTAAGACATTGCAGATTACCATGCTAATCTATTTACCCAAATGACAAAATGTTAGGGACAGTGAGAACTGATGTAAGATATTAATTATTGCATTCAAATGTTTGAGCTCCACAGTAAAGATCATGATTCATCAACCTTTTCTTCGAACCCAGTAGAAGTGTTTGATGGCGCCGTATATATCATGACCCTTTCGTCTCATAGCTGTGTGAAAGATTTGGGTACATTGGGATGCTGTTTTACCCCAGTGTGCCTCAAGAGAGTTACTCTCACCAGTTAATTTATTTGTCTATTGTAGTCCAATTCTCCAAAGATAAGAAACTGGTTTAGGTCAATAATTGAAAGCAGACAAGGAGAGTTTAAATTAATATGATGTGGTGGAGTTGCCTGTGTTTGTCAATGACTATAACCAAAGCAAAGACGACGACCATGGAAATATGGTAAGTTTGTAGGCTGATTTCCCAGCACCTTGAGGTTGCCGTCAACCCAAGTAAGCGACTAAACTAATACGAATTAGGGTTCGTGTGGGTGGAAGTCCCTATCGTGCGCCGATAGTTTCAAAATCCAAACTTTAGGCTGAAACAATTCAATTTATTTTATTAGAGACTTGAACATGTATTATTTATGTGGCTAATAAACTTTTCAACATGAATATGATGCTGACTAAATGCACTAAACATGAGTATTACTGTATTAGAGAGTTAAAACGTGACATGAACAAAATGAGCTATGAGCGAGCTCCCCCTTCATGCCATCTTTCATCAAAACTAATATTTGCGTGTAAATCTTGACATATCGATACTATGCTTTTCAGCTATAAGTACATAGGCTTACTTAGGAGAAGAGAATTTACTTGCAATATATTTATGAATGCATGCAAATTTTAGTGAGATATTGGAGCAAACTATAAGTTTTAGTGTTGAAGGCTAGTGTTAGGCTCAGTTTGAGCTAAGCCAACTAAAATTTGGCTATATTATATCTTTTTTATGCTTAAGTACCCGGAAAACGTATAAGACTATCAGATGAAGAAACCCTATAAATGATAGTAAAAACTCTATGAGTTGTACCACCATGTAGTAACGGGTTTGGGAAAGTGGTGAAGTTAATGGTGGGTTTGGGAAAGTGGTGAAGTGCAAGTGCAAGACGCATAAGGATGACGAAAAAATATTTGTGCGCTATCTTATTGCTGAAACATAAGAGAAGAGCAAGGCATAGCTCAACATGTATAGTTGGAGAGGATGAAGTCTGAAAAATCTAAGATGAGAGATATTCATGGCGCTGCCTTGTAATTTTAATTTGCTACGTCTTGGTAACACTGGTAGTGTAGTTAACTCACCAAATATAGAAAAGATTAGTTTTAAGAGTAATAGTAAGAAAAATAATGACTTTACCTTGTTATTTCATGTTTGTTTGTTTTGCTCAAAGGCTGTTAGTGTTAACGAGTTCATCTTTACCTGTTTGTTTCAAGGGTGTGGCTATTGCCACCCCACTAAATACTTTGTTCACCCCATATTTCAATTTTAAACTAAATATTCCCAATACTAACCCCACTATCAAGAATTTTTGTGAAAATATAATATTAAACTAAAATCTATAAAATATAAACAACAACAATTCTTTACATCTTTACATCGAAAAAAAAAAACAGTTCTCTACATCTTTCAAATCAGATTTGAGACATTTGAGAATCATTTCAATCTTCAACAAGGTGGTTATACAGTGTGGTGGGATTGTTTGTTCTTATTTTTATTTTATTTATGGCTTCAAATGTAGTCTTTCAAAAAAAAATATATATATATATATATATTCATAATTGTAAAGAAGAAACTCAAGAAAGAGATCAAGGAGAACATATAGATTTTATCAGATTGAGGAAAATAAAAGAAAGAAAATAAAAACCAGATTTTCTCATAATATTAAGGGCAGAATTGGAACATTAAATGTCACATCCCGACCCTTATATTTTTACCTTATTTACTAGCGTGATTATAATAAGAATTTTACCGTCTTGATCATGAGTAAATAGTTTAATTGGTCCCTAGAGGGGTTTCGGGGACGATTATGTGCGGAGGATTATTCGTATGATGAAAATACGACGACGGTAAAAATAGTAAATTTTAGCTAGTAAAAGGTAATTTTTATTCGGGTATTATTTTTCGGGGTGTTGAATTTTGGAATTTTGGGTTAAAAGGAGTGTTGGGTCGGCTGGGCCGAGCCCAACCCATTTCTTCTTCCTTTCTCTCTCTCCCTCCCGTTTTCTCTCTTCCCACCCGCATTTCTTCTCCCTCCACCCGGAAAAATTCACCACCGCAGCCCGCCGCCGTCCGGCCACCAGCTGCCGCCGCTCCAGCCCAGATCGGACCCCCGTCACCTCCTCTCCCTCCCCGGCCTAGCCCCCGAGCCTCTAACCCGCCGGAGAGGAGAAAAAGCCGCCGGAACCGCCGACTGTGTCTTCGCCGGAGCTCCGTCCTCCGGCCACCATAGGTCGTGATTTTTGGCTCAACTTGTAGCCCTCATCTAGGTGAGTAATCCCTCAAAAGGTTTCGGCTAAATTCGTTTTCGTTAGGGAGGTTTGTTTAATTGAAAGTTTTAAGGATTTATGGTTGTTTGTGTTCGATCGACATGGTTAGGCTTAGAATTGGAGTTTGTGGTAGTTAGAAATGTTGTAGAGGAGGTTGAGAGGAAGATGCTGCCAATTTTTGGTGAGCATAGGAGGTCGCCGGAAAACGGCTGCCGGCGCCGGTTAGGAGATTTTTAGGGTTTTAAATGTGGAATATTAAGAGGAGTATATTGGTGTGAATTATGGAATTTTTGGATGAGATTTGGATAGGTTTGTGAATTTCCGAAGTTTGATATTTTTGACGGTTAATTAATGTAGAATCCGGCCGTAAGATTTAAGTCGTATTTTGGGGAGGTTGTATTTACGACTGTTGAGTATGATATTTAAGTTCGGATCGTTCCGATGTAAGAATATCGAAGTTAGGCATTGATGAGCGTAATTATGGCTCTCGGGTAATTTTGCCTATTTTGATTAAATATTGGATTATTGGTTGGGAAATTAATATTTTATTTGGAACAGGACGTGAGGAGGCTCGAGCAGACGAGACCCCAGATCGACAGCAGGCTTAGGCCTAATTTGTGAGTGGACTTTTGTTTTAAATAAATGCATGCTAAGTTCACGATTGAATAATTAATGTCGTGGAGTATTTTGCCGTCAATTAATTTTGACGCTTTTATTTCTCTGAGAGAGAGTTACCGAAAATGGGATTTCGGTGAATATAAATATGTATATATGAGAGAGTATGTATAAAAAATAAGCTAGCTAGCCATATGTGTCTGTCCNNNNNNNNNNNNNNNNNNNNAAATTGCCCAGTCTGCAGAGTTCGGGTTGGATCTAGTAGGAGACGAGGCATAGTCACCCGCATTTCTGCCAGTTTTCGCCAGTAGGTTACATGTTCAACCTACTCGTGTTTTCTTGCTTCCGCTTGTGTTTAGTAGCTCTGAATACTTTGGGATTATTGTATATTATGTGAGGTTCGGAAGTGTTGAATTAAGAGTGTAATATGAAATTTTCGAGTTAGGGTTGTCCATCTGCAAGGGAGATTTTCTTAATCTTTTCAGTAAATTTTCCTTGGAGGTGGTCCCCGCACGACTTACTCTGGGTTTCAGGGTGAAATTCGGGGTGGGTCGTGTCATTAAAAGTAAAAAATAAAACATGGGGTGAACTAAACATTTAGTGAGGTAGAAATAGTCGCACCTTTTTGTCAATTGTGTGAGGGAGATAATGACGTCCGATTACTGCAAGTTGTAGTTCACCTTCTGACCTTATAGTAGTGTTTGATGGGAACAAACCATGGATTTCGGAATGGGTATACGGCCCACTGTATCATTGGGCTTGGGACAAACACAACTTACTTCAAAAGACCCAAACAGAGGCCCGAGGCATGGATACATTGGTCCTTGATTTCTCCCTTTTCCAGATCTATTTCAATGAATCAATCAATATCGTTAATAGCGCAGGCAACGACTGTAGTTTAAGTTTATGGTTTAAAGTTTATGTTTTAAAAAAATAAAAAATAAAAATTTAATGACATCACTTGGAAAATGAAAATAGAAAACTGTAATTACTTTTCCTACTCTCATTTGGACTTGGTTTTCCTATGGGTTTCCCGATGATGATAGGATTATTATTAGGGTTTAGAGTCTCGTATATAAAAGGGATGCTGTAGTCGTAACCAACTAAACATATCGAAGAAAGCAAAAGAGAAAACGAAGTCTGAGAAATTGTGATCGAGAAACAATGAGACCAGGATCAGCAGATGCAACCCAACCAGCCAATCCCCGGTGGGGAGATCTCGACGAAGAGGACGGTGACAAGGAGTTGGACCTCCTCCTTCTGCCGCCGAAGCAGGTGATCGGTCCCAACGAGAAGGGTATCAAGAAAGTGATTGAATACAAGTTCAATGAAGAAGGCCACAAGGTCAAGATCACCACCACCACCCGGATCCAATCTCGCCAAATGACTAAAGCCGCCGTTGAGCGCCGCTCATGGGCCAAGTTCGGAGATGCTGTGGATGAAGACGCCGGTGCCAACTTGACTGTGGTCTCCAAAGACGAGATCATGCTCGAACGCCCTAAGGCTCTTGGCACCAACACAGCACATGAACTACCAAAGACTAATGAAGGAGGCAATACTACTCTCAAGCTTTGTAGGACTTGTGGTAAGAAAGGTGACCACTGGACTGCACAGTGCCTTTACAAAGACCTTGCCACACAAAGTACCGGCGATATTAGCTCATCGGAGGCGGGCACAACTAGCAAAACCGGTACATATGTTCCTCCGGGCATGAGACCAGGAGGGAAGAAGAGTACTCCGAGGAATGATGAGAATTCTGTTCGGGTTAGCAACCTTTCGGAGGATGCCCGGGATGCCGATTTGTATGAACTCTTTAGTCCT encodes:
- the LOC101309678 gene encoding eukaryotic translation initiation factor 3 subunit G-like gives rise to the protein MRPGSADATQPANPRWGDLDEEDGDKELDLLLLPPKQVIGPNEKGIKKVIEYKFNEEGHKVKITTTTRIQSRQMTKAAVERRSWAKFGDAVDEDAGANLTVVSKDEIMLERPKALGTNTAHELPKTNEGGNTTLKLCRTCGKKGDHWTAQCLYKDLATQSTGDISSSEAGTTSKTGTYVPPGMRPGGKKSTPRNDENSVRVSNLSEDARDADLYELFSPFGDISRAHVVLERETQVSRGFGFVNFVNKEHGRRAIDKLNGYGYDNLILRVEWATPRLRPN
- the LOC101304318 gene encoding zinc finger CCCH domain-containing protein 49-like, coding for MMLGEPHRPNPTIHVPPWLNLDDPTAEIYSSPYPLSGVSVTSDVTSPNSPYHLNEALATLRRYLPSNEVSDPDPDPYPDSEFDLDNDSPVDAYSCDHFRMFEFKVRRCARGRSHDWTDCPFAHPGEKARRRDPRKFHYSGTACPDFRKGHCKKGDSCEFAHGVFECWLHPARYRTQPCKDGTSCKRRVCFFAHTPEQLRVLPQQSPRGSNSVTSSMESYDGSPMRQAMELAKGMPFLSASPEISPENSPPMSPMTRSVSRSLGSSSVSEMVASLRNLQLGKVKSLPTSWNVQVGSVGSVGSPGFVSPRGSMLRPGFCSLPSTPTRIPTRSTVGGFLDFCDEGCEEEVPMERVESGRDLRAKMFERLREENSLGRVDPTLALGGSSGAPDVGWVSELVNCE